The Demetria terragena DSM 11295 sequence TTCGGCTGGAGCCTCGAATCCGCAATGAACACCGATATCGAGCACCACGCGAGCCGCGCGCAACGATTGGCCATCGAGCATGCCGAGCTTGTTTCCGGGGTCCCCGAGGTAACCCAGCTCTTCCATCAGGCGCTCGGCATACAGCGCCCAGCCTTCGCCGTGCCCCGACGTCCAGGCGTCCATGCGGCGCCACGAGTTGAGCAACTCGGAGCGGTACATGGTCTGCGCCACCTGAAGGTGATGCCCGGGTACGCCCTCGTGATAGACCGTCGTCAACTCGCGCCAGGTGCCGAACTGCTCAACCCCCTTGGGTACCGACCACCACATGCGTCCGGGGCGAGAGAAGTCTTCACTAGGCCCGGTGTAATAGATGCCGCCCGACTGCGTGGGAGCGATCATGCACTCGATCGTGCGGACCGGGTCGGGAATATCGAAGTGACGTCCGCCCAACTCGGAGATCGCCTCATCCGCCTTCTCCTGCATCCACGCCTTGAGGGCGTCAGTCCCATGCAACTGATAGGTCGGGTCGGCATCGAGAGCCGCCATGGCGTCCTTCACAGACGCGCCGGAACTCACCTGATCGGCAACGGATTCCATCTCTGCCGTGATGCGGGCCAACTCTTCCTGGCCCCAGTCGTAGGTTTCCTCCAGGTCGATGCTCGATCCAAGGAATTGGCGGGAGAACAGCGGATAGATCTCCCGGCCGCAGCCATCGGCCTCGCGAGCGTGCGGCAGGACGTCTTCCCGCAGGCGCGCGCCGGCACATGAGTAGGCCTCAGCAGCGAGACGTACCGCCTCCTCTAGGTCGTTGCGTACGCCCTCGGAGAGGTCGTCATCGCCAGCCCGCGCACCCCTCGCCAGCCCGGCAAAGTAGCCGTCTTCGGCCGTATGATCTTGCGTCTGGCCGATGCAGGCCTCCACCTGCCGACGGGCCGCGACATTGCCTTGCTGGCGGGCGACTTCCAGTGACTCGAACCACTGATCTAGCGCCGTGGGCATGGCGCGGAGCCGGCTCGCGATGGTCGACCAATCCTCGTCTGTGTTCATCGGCATGAGGTCAAGGACATCGCGCACTTCCTGGAGCGGGGCTGCGATGTTGTTCAAGGTCGCGAGGTCTTGGCCAGCCTCGTGAATATCGCGCTCCAGTCCCAGGCGTTCAGTCATCGCCGAGATCGTGATCCGGTCGACATCGTCTTGGGGTTCCGCTCCCGCGAGCTTGCCGAGGGTGGTGTTCACCAGGTTGGCTCGCGCCTCGAAACCGGCTGGTGAGAAGTCGTCCAATTCGCCGTCATGGCCTGGAACTCCAAGGTAGGTCGCGGCAATCGGGCTGAGCTTGAGGGTCTCGGCGTGATGCTCTTCGGCGATGTGGTCGACGGCGGTCGTCTTGCGGGCTGGAGTCTGGGTCACGAGATGACTCTAGGGAGCGAACATGCTCGATGCCACTGAGTTGGGCTGAACGTCAATTTCCCGCGCTCGACCGTCGCGCCGTGTCAGGATGGGTGATGGCTTTTATCTGTGATCAGTGTGAGAAGCGACAGGGTGGGCGAGCGGTCACGACCGTGACGGGGCGGACCGTGTGTGCGCGATGTGATCGCGACACGCAGAGCGCGGCGGCTGGGGTCATGGCCGCAGAGTCGACAGGGGGCTCGCCGGTGGGTGGCGCGATCGCCACGATGGGTTGGCGGGAGAGATTCCGCCGCGCCGTCGGCAAGAAGTAATGCCACAGGCGGCCGAATGACCGCTCAGGTGCTGTCGGTCAATGTGGGGGCTCCAAGCCCGCCGCTGGGTAAGGGCACCTGGACAGGCATTGGCAAGCAGCCGGTGGCTCAGGCAACGGTTCGAGCTCCCGGACCCAAAGACGGCGGGCTGGGCAGTGGGCTGGTGGGGGACTTCATCGGGGACCGCGCATCGCACGGTGGCGACCACCAAGCGGTGTACGCCGTCGCCCGGGAAGAACTCGATTTCTGGCAGACCCAGCTCGGGCAGGATCTGCCGAACGGTTGGTTTGGCGAGAACCTCACCACGCTTGGCCTTGATGTTGACGCGGCGATCCTCGGCCAGGAGTGGGCGATCGGGGAAGACGTCGTGCTCCGCGTTGACGGACCGCGGGTCCCGTGTGTCACCTTCGCTACTCGCATGGGCGTTCCGGGTTGGCTGAAGTCTTTTACCGCGCATGAGCGCCCCGGCGCCTACCTATCGGTGGTGCGCCCGGGCACGATCCGGCCTGGTGATGTGGTGGTCGCTGCCGCCGCACCTGCGCACGGCATTGACGTCAGCACAGCTTTCCGCGCCTGGATGGGGAATGCGCAGGCGGCACGCAACGCGCTCGCCGCCGGAGTGATGGCGACCGAGAAAGACCATCTTGAGCGGGTCGCTGCCCGCGCCTCGTCAGCTTAATTCTCAGCGGGGCAGCGCGGATCGTGCCCATGCCCCGGGCCCTGGGCGAATGCCCGCACCGACCTGACGGGCGGCATGGCCCCAGACCTGTACCGGAGCTGCTCCCTCCGGGTTGGTCCCGCCCAGCGTGGACAACACCGCGACAACGGCGGCGATGTCCTGCGGTGTCGCGGCTCCGCGAATGATGAGTGGCGTACTCACAGCGGCAGATTTCCGAACTTCTTGGGCGGTCGGGAGTGCTGCTTGGACGCCAGCATGCGCAACGCTCGCGCGACAGTGGGTCGGGTCTCGGAGGGGGCGATGAGGCCGTCGATATCGCCGCGCTCGACTGCGGCATACAGGCTGGTCTCCTCGGCAGCGCCAAGACGGGCCGACGGCCAGGCGAAGCAGAGGTCCGCGCCCAAACTCTTGGAGCCCATCACCTCGAACGCGTCGCTGCGCGCATTGCGAGTCACCACCGTGATGAGTGGCACGGTGGCCTCGGCATAGGCAAAGGCCAACGTGGCACCCCGACGCACCATCACACCGTGTTCCTCGCTCGAAATCGGTTGTAGCCCAATCGAATCGATGAATGTCACCACGGGGAGGTTGAACGCGTCGCAGGTGCGGACGA is a genomic window containing:
- a CDS encoding DUF885 domain-containing protein → MTQTPARKTTAVDHIAEEHHAETLKLSPIAATYLGVPGHDGELDDFSPAGFEARANLVNTTLGKLAGAEPQDDVDRITISAMTERLGLERDIHEAGQDLATLNNIAAPLQEVRDVLDLMPMNTDEDWSTIASRLRAMPTALDQWFESLEVARQQGNVAARRQVEACIGQTQDHTAEDGYFAGLARGARAGDDDLSEGVRNDLEEAVRLAAEAYSCAGARLREDVLPHAREADGCGREIYPLFSRQFLGSSIDLEETYDWGQEELARITAEMESVADQVSSGASVKDAMAALDADPTYQLHGTDALKAWMQEKADEAISELGGRHFDIPDPVRTIECMIAPTQSGGIYYTGPSEDFSRPGRMWWSVPKGVEQFGTWRELTTVYHEGVPGHHLQVAQTMYRSELLNSWRRMDAWTSGHGEGWALYAERLMEELGYLGDPGNKLGMLDGQSLRAARVVLDIGVHCGFEAPAEVGGGAWTYDKAWQFLNAHCDMDEGFLRFELDRYLGWPGQAPSYKIGERLWLQLRDEVRTREGDAFDLKAFHRRALDIGGVGLDTLREAVLG
- a CDS encoding MOSC domain-containing protein, with the protein product MTAQVLSVNVGAPSPPLGKGTWTGIGKQPVAQATVRAPGPKDGGLGSGLVGDFIGDRASHGGDHQAVYAVAREELDFWQTQLGQDLPNGWFGENLTTLGLDVDAAILGQEWAIGEDVVLRVDGPRVPCVTFATRMGVPGWLKSFTAHERPGAYLSVVRPGTIRPGDVVVAAAAPAHGIDVSTAFRAWMGNAQAARNALAAGVMATEKDHLERVAARASSA
- a CDS encoding acyl-CoA carboxylase subunit epsilon, coding for MSTPLIIRGAATPQDIAAVVAVLSTLGGTNPEGAAPVQVWGHAARQVGAGIRPGPGAWARSALPR